Proteins co-encoded in one Thermomicrobiales bacterium genomic window:
- a CDS encoding M81 family metallopeptidase — protein MAHRVVIGSIMHETNSFSPVGTTFASFHTGRDDLVNGIEVIEDHRGTFTGLGGFIDVADAAGWDLIGTVSGHATPSGNVPAAAYDELKRRLIDRVRHAGDVDGVLLYLHGAMLAENAPDAEGDLCAAVREVVGGDVPIVVELDLHGNITEAMCRVVNAVYVYRTNPHIDAYERGIEAARCLQQILDGALVRPAVYISKPPMIPPTINMRTAEGPMRDLIERGIDWEAHPGIVTTAVFGGFAYADFDQVGAAMVVTATDPALGQRCADSLGRAAWEMREEFLKSIPTPEEALDQALAIISAGAERPVVLADVADNPGGGGSGDTTELLRVILARRVPGAAAAIFDPEAVQQAIEAGIGAERDFRIGGKVGPPEHGQPLEVRGRVTRLSDGFFVGHGPVVRGQTVASGPSACIEVNGFKLVVTSIRHAANDRGYFKMVGVVPEEEPLLVVKSRGHFRADFEPIAEQIIEVDAPGAANPNVLRYPFQRVRRPVWPLDPGVAWEE, from the coding sequence TTGGCACATCGTGTTGTCATCGGTTCGATCATGCACGAGACGAACTCATTTTCGCCGGTGGGGACAACCTTCGCCTCATTCCACACCGGGCGCGACGATTTGGTGAACGGGATTGAGGTGATCGAGGATCACCGAGGCACGTTCACCGGCCTGGGTGGCTTCATCGATGTTGCCGATGCGGCCGGCTGGGATCTGATCGGGACAGTCAGCGGGCACGCGACGCCGAGTGGCAACGTCCCGGCGGCAGCATACGATGAGCTGAAGCGCAGGCTGATCGATCGAGTCCGACACGCCGGCGATGTCGATGGCGTCCTGCTCTATCTCCACGGCGCGATGTTGGCCGAGAACGCGCCGGACGCCGAGGGGGACCTCTGCGCGGCGGTGCGCGAGGTGGTCGGCGGCGACGTCCCGATCGTCGTTGAGCTCGACCTGCACGGCAACATCACCGAGGCAATGTGCCGGGTCGTGAACGCCGTTTACGTCTACCGAACGAATCCGCACATCGATGCCTACGAGCGCGGGATCGAGGCGGCACGCTGCCTGCAGCAGATCCTCGATGGCGCCCTCGTGCGGCCGGCAGTCTACATCTCCAAGCCGCCGATGATCCCGCCGACGATCAATATGCGCACCGCCGAGGGGCCGATGCGCGACCTGATCGAGCGTGGCATCGACTGGGAGGCGCACCCGGGCATCGTGACGACCGCCGTCTTCGGTGGCTTCGCCTACGCCGACTTCGATCAGGTTGGCGCCGCGATGGTGGTTACCGCGACCGATCCGGCGCTCGGCCAGCGCTGCGCCGATAGCCTGGGCCGGGCCGCCTGGGAGATGCGCGAGGAGTTTCTCAAGTCGATCCCGACCCCCGAGGAGGCGCTCGACCAGGCGTTGGCGATCATCTCGGCCGGGGCCGAGAGGCCGGTCGTGCTGGCGGACGTTGCCGATAATCCGGGCGGTGGCGGCAGCGGCGACACGACCGAGCTGTTGCGAGTGATCCTCGCGCGTCGCGTGCCGGGCGCTGCGGCGGCAATCTTCGATCCCGAGGCGGTCCAGCAGGCGATCGAGGCCGGGATCGGCGCCGAGCGCGATTTCCGGATCGGCGGGAAGGTGGGTCCGCCCGAGCACGGCCAGCCGCTTGAGGTGCGCGGTCGGGTGACGCGGCTGAGCGACGGCTTCTTCGTCGGCCACGGGCCGGTCGTGCGAGGACAGACAGTAGCTTCCGGGCCGAGCGCGTGTATTGAGGTGAATGGGTTCAAGCTCGTCGTCACTTCGATCCGTCATGCGGCGAATGATCGAGGCTACTTCAAGATGGTCGGGGTCGTGCCGGAGGAGGAACCGCTGCTGGTCGTGAAGTCGCGTGGCCACTTCCGCGCCGACTTCGAGCCGATCGCCGAGCAGATCATCGAAGTCGATGCTCCCGGGGCGGCCAACCCCAACGTCCTGCGTTACCCGTTCCAGCGCGTTCGCCGGCCAGTCTGGCCGCTGGATCCGGGCGTGGCCTGGGAGGAGTGA
- a CDS encoding HD domain-containing protein: MFGLTPETVIRDSLYDLIPLSHEAARLIATPEFLRLDGIQQLGFVSRVWPGARHTRFEHSLGVMCLMQQALERLNERGAGIDDESARVAIAAALLHDIGHYPFSHAIEELGAPIASHEQVGSQIVVESEIAGILRADWRVDPARVARLISPGGKDLPAEDRMVRGLLSGALDVDKLDYLPRDARACHVPYGGVDTTRLLGALRVIEVEGRRTIGIDAKGISPLHSLINARQEMFDNVYWHHTNRACMAMLLRAVQEAVLAGLPPEQLTRHDDASLLAALAAPELPATTRRLVGALAGRRLHKRAVEISSRAGELFVYLGTLFDHPGRRRALENVMVSQLRHITGRPVEQGDILVDIPKPERWRTDVWVRFDNPPVGFAPLMPWHDVAGASPEQLKAYEDHRRLIRIVCAEQHRADVRQHWQRLLLPLLSATPTGRADR; this comes from the coding sequence ATGTTCGGGTTGACGCCGGAAACGGTGATTCGCGATAGCCTCTACGATCTGATCCCGCTCTCCCACGAGGCGGCGCGGCTGATCGCCACGCCCGAATTCCTCCGTCTCGACGGCATTCAGCAGCTCGGGTTCGTCTCGCGAGTCTGGCCGGGCGCCAGGCACACTCGCTTTGAGCATTCGCTCGGCGTGATGTGCCTGATGCAACAAGCACTGGAGCGACTGAACGAGCGCGGCGCAGGAATCGACGACGAATCCGCCCGCGTCGCGATCGCCGCCGCGCTGCTCCATGACATCGGCCACTATCCCTTCAGCCACGCGATCGAAGAGCTGGGCGCACCGATCGCCAGCCATGAACAAGTCGGCAGCCAGATCGTCGTCGAGAGCGAGATCGCCGGGATATTGCGCGCTGACTGGCGCGTCGATCCGGCACGAGTCGCCCGGCTGATCAGCCCCGGCGGCAAGGATCTACCGGCTGAGGACCGGATGGTGCGCGGGCTGCTGAGCGGCGCGCTGGACGTGGACAAGCTCGACTATCTGCCGCGCGATGCTCGCGCCTGTCACGTCCCCTACGGCGGCGTCGATACGACCCGGCTGCTGGGCGCGCTGCGGGTGATCGAGGTAGAAGGTCGGCGCACGATCGGGATCGACGCGAAAGGCATCTCGCCGCTCCACTCGCTGATCAACGCTCGCCAGGAGATGTTCGACAACGTCTACTGGCACCACACTAACCGCGCCTGTATGGCGATGCTGCTACGGGCCGTTCAGGAGGCGGTCCTCGCCGGGCTGCCGCCCGAGCAGCTAACGCGCCACGACGACGCCTCGCTGTTGGCAGCGCTAGCCGCCCCGGAGCTGCCGGCCACCACGCGCCGGCTCGTCGGCGCGCTAGCGGGCAGGAGGCTGCACAAACGAGCCGTCGAGATCAGCTCGCGGGCAGGCGAGCTGTTCGTCTACCTCGGCACGCTCTTCGACCATCCTGGCCGACGCCGGGCTCTCGAAAACGTCATGGTCAGTCAGTTACGACACATCACCGGCCGGCCGGTTGAGCAAGGCGATATTCTAGTCGACATTCCCAAGCCCGAACGCTGGCGAACCGATGTCTGGGTGCGCTTCGACAACCCGCCGGTTGGCTTCGCGCCACTGATGCCGTGGCACGATGTCGCCGGCGCGTCACCGGAGCAGCTCAAGGCGTACGAAGATCACCGGCGGCTTATCCGCATCGTCTGCGCCGAGCAGCATCGAGCCGATGTCCGGCAGCACTGGCAGCGGCTCTTGCTGCCGCTGCTGTCGGCCACGCCCACGGGGAGGGCGGATCGATGA
- a CDS encoding proline dehydrogenase family protein, with the protein MLRSTLMWLAGNQQSEKMVRGCRVTRSLIDRFVAGENLDEALGRVRDIHSHGQHTTLDLLGENVSSAADAQAAADAYVQIIGRLRESGFDPNISIKLTMIGLDLDEGATWERLQTIVGRAADLGGFVRVDMEGSAYTEQTLALFRRIHDLHPEHVGIVLQAMLYRTERDVDEMIERRARVRLVKGAYNEPETVAFPLKGDVDAAYRRHLERLLETGNYPAIATHDESILRVARGYAGRMGIGKERFEFQMLYGVRRDLQQQLADDGYNMRVYVPFGTSWYPYFMRRLAERPANVLFVARNVVRS; encoded by the coding sequence ATGTTGCGCTCGACGTTGATGTGGCTCGCGGGCAACCAGCAATCGGAGAAGATGGTCCGCGGCTGCCGGGTTACCCGATCGCTGATCGACCGATTCGTGGCCGGTGAGAACCTCGATGAGGCGCTGGGTCGCGTCCGTGATATCCATTCCCACGGTCAGCATACGACGCTTGACCTGCTTGGTGAGAACGTCTCCAGCGCGGCCGATGCCCAGGCTGCCGCCGACGCATACGTCCAGATTATCGGTCGATTGCGGGAGAGTGGGTTCGATCCGAATATCTCGATCAAGCTGACGATGATCGGGCTCGATCTCGACGAGGGGGCAACCTGGGAACGGCTGCAAACGATCGTCGGCCGAGCCGCCGATCTGGGCGGTTTCGTCCGGGTTGACATGGAGGGTTCGGCCTATACCGAGCAGACGCTCGCGCTCTTCCGTCGGATTCACGATCTCCATCCGGAGCATGTCGGAATCGTGCTCCAGGCAATGCTGTATCGGACCGAGCGCGACGTTGATGAGATGATCGAGCGGCGTGCTCGCGTGCGTCTGGTCAAAGGCGCGTATAACGAGCCGGAGACAGTCGCGTTTCCACTCAAGGGCGATGTGGACGCAGCCTATCGCCGCCACCTCGAGCGGCTGCTCGAGACCGGTAACTACCCTGCGATTGCCACCCATGATGAATCCATTCTGCGGGTGGCGCGTGGCTATGCCGGGCGGATGGGGATCGGCAAGGAGCGCTTTGAGTTCCAGATGCTCTACGGAGTCCGACGGGATCTTCAGCAGCAACTTGCCGACGATGGCTACAACATGCGAGTGTATGTGCCGTTTGGCACAAGCTGGTATCCGTACTTCATGCGCCGCCTGGCCGAGCGGCCGGCCAACGTCCTCTTCGTTGCCCGTAATGTCGTGCGCTCCTGA
- a CDS encoding TIGR03560 family F420-dependent LLM class oxidoreductase has product MVRLGIMIEGQEGLTWERWQRIVRAGEDFGYDSVWRSDHLYSVMAEVYRPTLALVPSLTAAAIWSERVELGALVSPTTFRHPVHLATEAAALDQLTGGRYWFGVGAGWNEAEHHAFGFQLPNLGERMDRFEEALQVITLLWTGEVVSFNGVHFQLRNAQAASVPVTAGGVPMIIGGSGERRTLRIVAKYAAEWNVSTMTVDAYDHKRAVLAEHCRTIGRDPETIRQSMMLGHVIGRDEREVLDRARKLQEIIPSLRDVSAAEALDRVRQRGYLAGTVDEVIEQARERGRQGVERIMLQTYDQDDIDGLKLIADEVAPNI; this is encoded by the coding sequence ATGGTTCGACTTGGCATTATGATCGAGGGCCAGGAGGGCCTGACCTGGGAGCGTTGGCAGCGCATTGTGCGGGCCGGCGAGGACTTTGGTTACGACTCAGTCTGGCGTTCAGACCATCTCTACTCGGTGATGGCGGAGGTTTACCGGCCGACTCTCGCGCTGGTGCCATCGCTGACCGCCGCCGCAATCTGGAGCGAACGAGTCGAGCTGGGCGCGCTGGTGTCGCCCACGACGTTCCGTCACCCGGTGCATCTGGCGACCGAGGCTGCCGCGCTCGACCAGCTCACGGGCGGGCGTTACTGGTTCGGCGTCGGCGCTGGTTGGAACGAAGCCGAGCATCATGCGTTCGGTTTCCAGCTTCCTAACCTCGGAGAACGGATGGACCGCTTCGAGGAGGCGTTGCAGGTCATCACCCTGCTGTGGACTGGCGAGGTCGTCTCATTCAACGGCGTCCACTTCCAGCTTCGCAACGCGCAAGCGGCCTCGGTTCCGGTGACCGCCGGGGGAGTCCCGATGATCATTGGTGGCAGCGGAGAGCGTAGGACGTTGCGGATCGTTGCGAAATACGCCGCCGAGTGGAACGTCTCGACGATGACTGTCGATGCCTATGACCACAAGCGCGCGGTGCTGGCCGAACACTGCCGAACAATCGGGCGAGACCCCGAGACGATTCGTCAGTCGATGATGCTCGGCCATGTCATCGGCCGGGATGAACGAGAGGTTCTCGACCGGGCGAGGAAGCTTCAGGAGATTATTCCGTCGCTACGCGACGTGTCCGCCGCGGAGGCGCTCGACCGGGTCCGGCAGCGCGGCTACCTGGCCGGCACGGTGGACGAGGTGATTGAGCAGGCTCGCGAGCGAGGACGTCAGGGAGTCGAGCGCATCATGCTTCAGACATACGACCAGGACGATATCGACGGCCTGAAGCTGATCGCCGACGAGGTGGCGCCGAATATCTGA